Proteins from a genomic interval of Osmia bicornis bicornis chromosome 13, iOsmBic2.1, whole genome shotgun sequence:
- the LOC114873616 gene encoding protein tipE isoform X2 → MRGSSSELLLEASCVQCQSDHQAEQRRNQHQQHQLNEKHDLKERELRRRKLLELGFGASRRRPPRRTCRQRFNFYATSALAFVATSGGAALLFLVPLYVDPAISTLAADFSPDPVVCTTSRREEVAGLFNCTWSSCREGCTSDVYRCTHIYVTYTPWSNSSMNDTGGNDNDTGVQHTSTTSVPTPGDVEAVLLVNIKGCGYPPIVDCENFTRELGYEGAKFPCHYSRVNGSIVMANYNREAQVTTIIHFFAAPFVVTLATSVALCVMHCDCRCSPPPRHSSRGIKRARGNDLRIELCKFCNIHIGR, encoded by the exons ATGCGCGGGAGCAGCTCTGAGCTGCTGCTGGAGGCGAGCTGCGTCCAGTGTCAGAGCGATCACCAGGCCGAACAGCGGAGGAATCAGCACCAGCAGCATCAGCTGAACGAGAAACACGACTTAAAGGAGCGAGAGCTACGTCGTCGCAAACTGTTGGAGCTCGGGTTCGGCGCTTCGCGGCGCCGACCGCCACGGCGTACCTGCCGTCAGCGGTTCAACTTTTACGCCACCTCCGCGTTGGCCTTCGTCGCGACGTCCGGCGGCGCGGCGCTCCTCTTCCTAGTCCCGCTTTACGTCGATCCAGCCATCAGCACGCTGGCCGCCGATTTCTCACCGGATCCTGTCGTTTGCACCACCTCCAGGCGAGAGGAAGTCGCCGGACTGTTCAACTGCACTTGGAGTTCCTGTCGCGAGGGTTGCACCAGTGACGTCTACAGATGTACGCATATATACGTCACATACACGCCATGGAGCAACTCTAGTATGAACGACACCGGGGGCAACGACAACGACACCGGCGTTCAACATACCTCGACCACTTCCG TGCCGACGCCAGGCGACGTGGAGGCAGTGCTCCTGGTGAACATTAAAGGGTGCGGCTATCCGCCGATCGTCGACTGCGAAAACTTCACCCGCGAATTGGGCTACGAGGGTGCGAAATTTCCCTGCCATTACAGCCGAGTGAACGGCAGCATAGTGATGGCGAACTATAACCGCGAGGCGCAGGTCACCACTATCATACACTTCTTCGCGGCGCCTTTCGTAGTGACTCTCGCGACCAGCGTCGCTCTGTGTGTGATGCATTGTGACTGCAGATGCAGCCCACCTCCACGACATTCGTCGCGAGGCATCAAGAGAGCCAGAGGCAACGATCTCAG AATCGAGTTATGTAAATTCTGCAACATACATATCGGCCGTTAG
- the LOC114873616 gene encoding uncharacterized protein LOC114873616 isoform X1, translating to MRGSSSELLLEASCVQCQSDHQAEQRRNQHQQHQLNEKHDLKERELRRRKLLELGFGASRRRPPRRTCRQRFNFYATSALAFVATSGGAALLFLVPLYVDPAISTLAADFSPDPVVCTTSRREEVAGLFNCTWSSCREGCTSDVYRCTHIYVTYTPWSNSSMNDTGGNDNDTGVQHTSTTSVPTPGDVEAVLLVNIKGCGYPPIVDCENFTRELGYEGAKFPCHYSRVNGSIVMANYNREAQVTTIIHFFAAPFVVTLATSVALCVMHCDCRCSPPPRHSSRGIKRARGNDLSDHSISNRVDQRGHPTHCECGEVTRPL from the exons ATGCGCGGGAGCAGCTCTGAGCTGCTGCTGGAGGCGAGCTGCGTCCAGTGTCAGAGCGATCACCAGGCCGAACAGCGGAGGAATCAGCACCAGCAGCATCAGCTGAACGAGAAACACGACTTAAAGGAGCGAGAGCTACGTCGTCGCAAACTGTTGGAGCTCGGGTTCGGCGCTTCGCGGCGCCGACCGCCACGGCGTACCTGCCGTCAGCGGTTCAACTTTTACGCCACCTCCGCGTTGGCCTTCGTCGCGACGTCCGGCGGCGCGGCGCTCCTCTTCCTAGTCCCGCTTTACGTCGATCCAGCCATCAGCACGCTGGCCGCCGATTTCTCACCGGATCCTGTCGTTTGCACCACCTCCAGGCGAGAGGAAGTCGCCGGACTGTTCAACTGCACTTGGAGTTCCTGTCGCGAGGGTTGCACCAGTGACGTCTACAGATGTACGCATATATACGTCACATACACGCCATGGAGCAACTCTAGTATGAACGACACCGGGGGCAACGACAACGACACCGGCGTTCAACATACCTCGACCACTTCCG TGCCGACGCCAGGCGACGTGGAGGCAGTGCTCCTGGTGAACATTAAAGGGTGCGGCTATCCGCCGATCGTCGACTGCGAAAACTTCACCCGCGAATTGGGCTACGAGGGTGCGAAATTTCCCTGCCATTACAGCCGAGTGAACGGCAGCATAGTGATGGCGAACTATAACCGCGAGGCGCAGGTCACCACTATCATACACTTCTTCGCGGCGCCTTTCGTAGTGACTCTCGCGACCAGCGTCGCTCTGTGTGTGATGCATTGTGACTGCAGATGCAGCCCACCTCCACGACATTCGTCGCGAGGCATCAAGAGAGCCAGAGGCAACGATCTCAG